GGTATGCCGGGCAGCTCGCGACGTGCCGTGAAGCATCACGGTATTTCACACCTGCAGCGGTAGTCCAGCGTCAAGCGGGACGGGTTAGTGGATGGGGCGGGCCGGGTCGAGGGGTGGTGCGGACCCGTTGGAGGTGTCTGTACCTGCGGCCAGCAGGCGCAGTCCCACGTCCACCAGGCCGGTCCGGTCCAGGGCCGGAACCTCGTCCAGTGGCACCCAGGCGGCTTGGTCTGTGCTGCCGTTTTCTTCATCGCGGAGGGCGCCGTCCACGACGTCGGCGCGGTAGATGATCCGCAGGCCGTGCAGCATCCGGGGTTCGCCGTGCATGCGCTGTTCGGGCGGAATGAAGATGCTGTCCACTCCCAGCAGGCTCTCAAGGCGCGCTTCATAGCCGGTCTCCTCCCGCACCTCCCGCACTGCGGCGGCCGGAGCGTCCTCGCCCCGTTCAAGTCCGCCGCCGGGCAGGGTCCAGTGCGAGTTGCCGTGCTCGTTCCAGTGCGCCAGCAGCAGCATCCCGTCGCGGACAATCACGGCGTACGCCCCCACCCGGACGTCGAAGTCAGCGGACATTGCCGGCACCCAGCAGGTAGGCCACCCCGAACACGGGGTCGGTGGTCAGGAAACGGATATCGGTCAGTCCTGCTGCGTTCAGCCGGGTGCGGAGCAGGTCCTGCAGCAGCGGCTGGTGCATGCCCAGTCCCCCGCCGATTACGACCGGGCCGGGGATCTTCAGGAGGCCGGCCACGTCCAGGATCAGTCCGGCCAGGTGCTCCGCCGCCTCGCCCACGATGTCCACGGCTGCCGGATTTCCTTCCTGCGCGGCGTCGAAGACCAGCCCTGCCTTTCCGGCCCAGTAGGGGCGGTCCGTCGCACCGTGGAACAGGCTGATCAGCGCGTCGGGGTTCTCGGCGCCGCATTGCCGCATCAGGGCAACGCTGAGCGGATCCGGTTCCAGTTCCAGGTTGCTGCGCCGGAGCGTGTGCCGGACGGCTTCGCGTCCCACCCAGTAGCCGCTGCCTTCGTCGCCCAGCAGGTACCCCCAGCCGCCCGAACGGGCCTCCCGGCCGGAGCCGTCAATCCCCCAGGCCACGGATCCGGTGCCGGCAATGACCGCGATGCCGGACGGAGCTTCGCCTGCGGCGAGAATCAGTCGGGTGTCGTGCACAACCTCGACGACGGCGTCGGGCACGTGTTCGGCAATCAGGGCTCGGAGCGCGGCGGCGTCCTGTTCGGTGTCCACTCCCCCGGACCCGGCAATCACCCGCCCCACGCCGTCGGTCCCCAGCGCGCCGAAAACCTCTGCCAGGGACGCCCGGGCAGCCTCCACCGGAACGTTCTGGACGTTGGCGCTGCCGGCAATGGCTTCGAGGGCGCCGACGCCGCGGTGCAGCCGGATGCCGTGGGTCTTCGTGCCGCCAATGTCGAGGCCGATGGTGTCCGGGCCGGCGTCGTTGGGAGCCGGAGGTGGAAATGCATGCATTGGACCACCCTACTTTCCCGCGGGCGTCCGGCGAACCTAGCTGGCGGCGGCCCGGCGCCGGTTCCGCCGCAGGCTCAGGACCGCCAGGACGAGGCACGCCGCGGTGATCAGTGCCGAGAAACCGGCCACCGAAGCGTCCAGCCCCCAGATCCCGCCCGCTGCGCCGAGGCCCAGCACGGGAATGGCACTGCCGAGGTAGGTGATCACGTAAACGGTGCTGATAATCCGGGCATGCTCGGCGGCCTCAACCGCTGCGGCAACCTCGTTGAACACCACCCGGAAAGCCATGCCCTGGCCGAATCCGGCCAGCACGCAGGCGACCGTCAGGAGTATGAGGCTCCCGGTGCCTCCGGCCACGGGAATCAGTGCGGTGCCGGTACCCATCGCAGCGAGTCCGATGGGTGCGGTGTAGCGGCCCCGGATGCCGGTCAGCTGGCTGACCGCTGAGGCGCCCAGGGCGAGGGCGGCGAGCAGCCCGATGGCGGGCCGCCACGTGGTTCCCGCGATGGAGGAAAAGTAGGTGGGCGCCAGGGAGAGGCAGAAACCAAAGACCGCGAAGCTCAGGAACCCGGTGGTTGACGCAATCCAGAACTGTGTGCGGGCACGATGCGAGACGGCCGGTTTCCGCGGCCGCAGCATGGCCAGCGGCGGGCCTTCGGCGAGGGAGATGGCCGGCCGCGCCTTCAGCATGCAGAGCGGAATCAGGAGGGCTGCCAGGACCGCGGAGTGGATCAGGAAGGGCGTCAGGGTGGGCGCGGGCAGCAGGGACAGGAGGCCGCCGATCACCGGGCCGGCAGCCACGCCACCGGCGGACACGAGCAGGGTGAAGCGGGTGGCCCATTCGGGTTTATGCGGCAGCAGTTCGCGCAGGGCGGCCGAGCTGGCGCCGGTGGCGAGGGCTACCGAAGCGCCCTGGAGGGCACGGCCAAGCATCAGGGCACCTACATCGGTGGCGGTGCCGAAGATCAACCCGCCGGCCAGCGAGACGACGGCGGCCACCACGAGTGCCGCACGGCGGCCAATGTAGTCGGACCAGTGCCCTACGAGCAGCAGACCGGCGACCAGGACGAGGACATACGAGGCGAATGCCAGCGTCACGCCGAAGTAGGAGAGGCCAAGGGAGTCGCCGAGCAGCGGATACAGCGGAGTCGCAAGGTTCGCGCCGATGAGCAGCGTGCTCATTACGGCAAGCGTCAGGATCAGCCGGGGCCGGATGGCCGCGTCCCACTCCTTCCGCCTGGTGCGGGCGGCGGGCTGCATGCGCAGCTCACTGAGCACTGTCACGGGGCACTTCCATCCTATTTGTAGCTAATGCTCCTACAGGATGAAGTGTCGCCAAGCAGCAAATACACATTAGAGTGATCTTTTGATCGAAACGCTCAATTTAGTTCGGTGCTACTGACAGGAGATGCGCTAGATGGCCAATCTGGACCCGCTCGACCGCCGGTTGCTGCTGGAACTGGTTCGGGATCCTCGGGCGCAGATCAGCGACCTGAGCGAGCGGCTCGGTGTTGCCCGCAATACTGCCCAGGCCCACGTCCGCCACCTGCTGCGGGCCGGAGTCATCCGCCGGTCCGGCCGCGACGTCGACCTTTCGCAGCTCGGCTACGACGTGCAGGCATTCATCACCATCGAAGTGAACCACCGCGAGCTCGACGGCGTGATTTCCGGACTCCGTACCCTCCCCCAGGTGCTGGAGGTCCACGAGATTTCCGGCCGGGGTGACGTGTGGTGCCGGATGACCGCCACGGACACCCAGCAGCTGCAGCAGGCCCTGCGCTCCGTCCTTCGGATCAAGGGCGTGATCCGTACGGAAACGGTCCTGGCCCTGCACGAGCACATCCCGTACCGCACCGAACCGCTGCTGGAAAAACTGGTCCCGCCTGCGGAGTGAGCCGCTGGTCCGGGGCTGTCCTACTTCTGGGCTTCGCGGAGCAGCCGGCGCGCGGTATCCAGCCTGAGGACCGCGTTCCGGCCGCGGCTCACCCCGCGCCGGGCCCGTGCGCCCGCCACCAGGGTCAGCACGACGCCGGCGGCCCTGGCGTGCAGGGCTGCCGGGTCCACGGCCTCCTCGAAAACCCGCCGGTAGTCGGCCAGGGCCTGTCCCAGCTGCGGCCGGTCCGGATGTGCCGCCGCCAGGACCGCCAGGTGGCCCAGCAGGCAGGCCAGATCATCGACCCGGTGCCCCGGGCCGAGCCCGTCAATGTCGAGCAGGCCCGTGACCGTCCCGTCGGAGAGCAGCAGGTTTCCCTCGTGGAAGTCGCCGTGGACCGGAACCAGCGGTCCCGCAGGCGCGGATTCCAGGACCTCCCGGATTTCACCCGCAAGTTTCCAAATGCTGTCTGTTTCGGCAGGGACCGCAGCAGCAGCCGTCCCGGCATACTCCTCGACGCGGTCCGCCCAGCTGAGGCGCAGCGGCAGGTCCAGCGCCCCGGACGGCAAGGTGTCCAGCAGTTCCAGGAGGACCCCGGGACGTACCCCGGCGGCGCCGTCGTCGACCAGGAGCCGGAACAGGGAGGTGCCGGGCAGGGCGCTGAGGACCACAGCGTCCCGGGCGGCCGCGGAATCCGCCGGCAGCAGCAGCGGGGCCGGCACCGCGCTGGCCTCCAGCAGCCGGTGGCGCCGCCGCAGGGCAGGCAGCTGCGCCGGTGGCAGGAGTTTCAGGTAGGCGGTTCCGTGGGCGTGCTCGGCCCGCAGTACGGCCCGGCGCAGCGGGCGGTAGGCGGCGAGGGCGAGCCGTCCCGGTTCGGCCGAGGCAAAGACGTCCCTCGCTACGGCTGAGGCATCGGTCGCCCAGGGCAGGGACCGGAGGACGGGGTCATGGGGATGGAACCACAGGCATAGATCCAGGCCGGCGATCCGCGCGGCTGCGGTTTCCGGTCCGGCGGCGTTCAGTGGGGTTTCCCCGGTTTCAGCGGCACCGGCCGTGGTCGCCCCGAGGTAAAGCGTCAGGTCCGCGGTGCTTCCCGCTCCCGCCGGAGGCACCTTCCCGGCCGGGCGGCACCGGACCCGGTACAGGGCGGAGACGGCTCCCCCGGGCCGGTGGTGGCTGCGCAGGTGCTCCCAGTGGTCCAGCAGCAGTCCACGGGACCGCAGCAGGTCCTGGAGCGGGCCGCGCATGGCCGCGCTGCCCAGGACGGCGACGGCGTGCGCCGCCCGGCTGGAAAGACGGCCGGGGTGCCGATTCGGATCGTCGGGCACAGCGGGCGCCGGCGCGTTCAGGCCCTTAGGCCCGCCGGCGCTGCAGGACGTCGTCCAGGTTGATCTTGCCGGTCTCCGGACGTGCCTGGTCCGCCTGCGCGGGCAGGGCCGGGGGCGTAGCAGGACGCAGCGGAGTCTTGGACAGGGACCGGGGCGTTTCGGGCAGGACGATCGGCTCGGGCGCGGGCCGCTCGGCCTTGGGCGCATCAACGTAAACCGGCTTCGGCAGCTCAACAGGCTGCCACGGTGTGGTGCTGGGCCGCGGCGGCATGTGCACAGCGGCAGCTACCTTCAAGGCTTCGGCCCGCAGCTCCTCGGCTGTGAACCTGGGCGCAGCCTTGGCTTCGACGGCGGTTCCGCTGGGTGCAGAGGTGGATTCGCGGTCGAAAAGGACCGTTTCGGGCTGCGGTTCGGCCGGCACCGCAGGGGCCTGCGCTTCTGTCGGCAGCTCGGCGGCTGTCCGGCGCTGGCGCGGTTCCGGTCCCATGGCGGCCCGGAAGGCGTTTTCGACCTTCCGCCGGCGGTCCCGCAGTGCGAGCGAGCGAAGCGCTGCGACTACCGCCGCCAGACCTGCCAACCCTGCGGCGGGGAGCAGCCAGGACACGGAGGTGAGCGCCGCGAGGAGCGTGCCGCCCACCACTGTGAGCACAGCGAGGAGTCCTGCGGCAGCGAGGACTGTCCGGCCCATACGGATACGGAAGACCGGCGCCGGCTGCGCCTGGGGCGCAGGCTGCTGACCTTGGGTGGAAAACTGCGTAGACCCGCCCCCGCTGGGTGTATTGCTGATGTTGTTCATGATGATCCCCTGGGACCCCTTGTCGGGTGAGGCGGGCGGGTGGATGGACTTGGCGGCCGGACGGACGCGGGCAGCCGATGCGCTGAAAACAGGTGGACGGCTAAGGAAATAGGGACCTACCCACACCAGCCACAGTGCAACGGCAAGCGCCAGCACCAATGAGCTGTTCACGGAGTGATTAAGAGGGAAGTCCACATCTACGACGGTAGAAGCTTGGAGGCGCGCCCACCTGCATTCGGACCGGTGTGTCGGCGTGTCTGCTGTGAAAATAGTTAACTAGAGTGCCCTGCGGGACTTCCAGCGGTTCAGGAGGCCCTCGGGGACCTCCTCGGCGGTAAGGGCGAAGCTGCGGTGATCTGCCCAGTGGCCGTCGATATGCAGGTACCGTTCGCGCAGTCCCTCGTCCCGGAATCCGAGTTTTTCCACCACCCGGAGGCTCGGGGCGTTCTCGGGGCGGATGTTGATTTCCATCCGGTGCAGCGCCAGTGCTTGGAAGCAATGGTCCGTGGCCAGGGCCACAGCCGTGGGGACAATGCCGCGGCCGGCCCGCTCCTGGTCCACCCAGTACCCCAGGGTGGCCATCCGCGCCGACCCCCAGACGATCGTCGAGACTGTCAGCTGCCCGACGATCGCCGGCGGCCGGTAGGGATCCCTGCGCTCGGTGATAACGAAGGGCAGGGCCGAGTCCTGGCGGGCCTGGCGGTTGAGGCTCCGCACCATGTCGCCGTAGGTAGGCGGTTCCCCGCCCAGGACGGGATTGCTGGCCTCCCACGGACCCACCCAACGGGCGTTCCGGGACCGGACCTCGGTCCATTCCCGCCGGTCACGGTGCCGGATCGGCCGGAGAATGACGTCGTCACTCTCCAGCGTCACCGGCCATGAGCCCTGCATTGGTACTTAGTCTTCGAGAGTTCCGGTGAAGTCCTTCAGCCAGTCCCTCAGGGCCGGTCCAAGGTCCTCACGCTCGGACGCCAGGGACACCACTGCCTTGAGGTAGCTCAGCTTGTCGCCCGTGTCATAGCGGCGGCCGCGGAAGACCACGCCATACACGCCGGCGCCTTCGCCTTCGGCGGCAGCCAGTGTCTGCAGCGCATCCGTCAGCTGGATTTCCCCGCCCCTGCCGGGTCCGGTCTCTTCAAGGACTCCGAAGACCGACGGGTGCAGCACGTAACGGCCGATCACGGCAAGGTTGGAGGGTGCGTCCTCGACGTCGGGCTTTTCCACGAGCTTGTTCACGCGGACGTAGTCCTCGCCCTCGACCACGGAAATGTCGGCGCAGCCGTAGGCGCTGATCTGTTCCGGATCCACTTCGATCAGGGCGATCACGGATCCGCCGGTCTTGGCCTGGACTTCAACCATCTTTTCGAGCAGGTCGTCGCGCGCATCGATCAGGTCGTCTCCGAGGAGGACGGCAAAGGGTTCGTCACCGATATGCAGCTTGGCCCGCAGCACTGCGTGGCCCAGTCCCTTGGGATCGCCCTGGCGGAGGTAGTGGATCTCCCCGAGCTCGGATGCCGCCCGCACCATCGCGAGCTTTTCAAGGTCGCCCTTGTCTTCAAGCGTCTTTTCGATGAAGGGAACACGGTCAAAGTGGTCCTCGAGGGAGCGCTTGTTGCGTCCGGTGATCATCAGGATGTCCGGCATGCCGGCATTGACTGCTTCTTCGACCACGTACTGGATGGCGGGTTTGTCCACCACGGGGAGCATTTCCTTGGGCATCGCCTTGGTGGCAGGCAGGAAGCGGGTGCCCAGCCCGGCGGCTGGGATTACGGCTTTGGTTACAGTGCGTCGTGACGTGGTCATGCTGGTAAGCGTACCCAACACCGCTCACGTTGCACCAAATAAGCATGCTGGTAGAGAGAATAGGGATATGCGCTCGTTGAACAAGGAACAGGCCCGAAGGGACTATCTGCAGTCGCGTCGGGAGTTGACCGAGACGGAGAGGGCCGAAGCCGCCGCAGGTCTTGCCCGTCTCGGGCTGCGCGGGGTGCAGGAAGTGGTGCCCGCCGGTGGCACGGTGGCCGGTTACCTCTCGACCGGGACCGAACCCGGCACGGGAGCCTTGCTGCAGGAGCTCTTCCGGTCCGGATACCGGGTGCTGGTGCCGGTGTGTGAACCCGGCCGCCGGCTGTCCTGGTGCGAATGGTCACCGGGCATAGAGCTGGCGCCTGGACTGCACGCCTCGCTTCTGGAGCCCGTTGGCCCGCGGCATGCCGTCTCCGACTTTCCGGACCTCGGGCTGGTTTTCGTTCCCGCGCTGGCAGCGGATTCTTCGGGCGGACGCATGGGTAAGGGCGGCGGATACTATGACCGCTTCCTGGCCGGACTGAGGGCGGACGGCAATCCGGTCCCGGCGGTCGCGGTGGTTTTTGAGCACGAGTATGTCCCGGCCGGAAGCTTTGAAACGACACCCCTGGATGCGCCCGTGGATGCGGTCCTGACGCCGTCCAGCTGGCGGGGGGTGCCCGCCGGGCACATGTATACTTAGCACTCAAGGCTTGAGAGTGCCAGCCTGAGAGTGTCCAAGGAGGATTACCAGAGTGCCCACGTATGCCTACGCCTGCAAGGACTGCACCCATTCGTTCGATATCCAGCAGTCCTTCAGCGAAGACTCCCTGACGGTCTGCCCCGAGTGCGGCGGCCGGCTGCGGAAGAAGTTCAACAGCGTCGGAGTTGTTTTCAAGGGCTCCGGTTTCTACCGCACCGATTCACGTGAGGCCGCCTCCAGCGTTCCGGCTACCCCGTCCAAGACCGAGGGTTCCACGGCTTCGGCACCTGCGTCCACGTCCACGTCGGGCAGCAGTACCCCGGCAGCGTCGCCCGCTTCAAGCTCCACCGGTTCCCAGGCCTAAGTACCGCCTTTTCCGGCACGGTTACCCAGCCGGGTCTTCCGGCGGCCTACCCAGCCGGCTCTTCCGGGCAGGCCTTTCCAGCCGGCCTGGCCCGCAGTTTTTCGCAGCGGAGTTTTTCGCAGCGGAGTTCAGGGCCCGCATCCAGGCTTCCGGCCGGCCGTCCTGCTTCGACTTGTCCTCCACATCGGCGCCGGGGTGCAGGTCGGCCGCTCCGGGACCACATCCGCGGAAGCTGCACCTGCCCCGGGATGCCCGGTGGCTAGCGTGGCGGCATGTCTTTGCGCCGCTCCCCCAGCCGAAATACTTCCGGCACTGCCGCGTTTCCCCGGCCGTCCGCAGGCTCCGTGGACCGCCTCTCCAGGTTCCGGCGCTTCCTTGTCCGCCACCGCCGCCTGCTGGCAGCCTTGGCCTGCTGTGCCGCGGCAGGGTCGGCAGTAGAGTCGCTGGTCCCCGGCACCGCGGCGCGCTCCGTACTGGTCCAGGCCGCCCGGGACCTCCCCGCAGGTACGCTTCTGGACGCCGGGGCCTTGGAGACAGTCCGGGTGCCCGCCGAAGCGGTGCCGCCTGGCGCCCGGAACCATCCTGATTCCCTCATTGGCCATCGACTCGCGACTCCGCTGCTCCGGGGCAGTCCCGTCACACAGCTTTCCCTGGCCGGACCGGGTCTCCTGACCGGTGCTCCGGCAGGTTCGGTCGCCGTGCCGCTCCGCCCGGCAGACCCATCCGTCCTCGGGCTCCTGAGGCCGGGACAGCTGGTTAATGTGGTGGCGGGCGCCGACACGGCATGGAATACGGGGATAACCCCTGGGGACGGAAACGGTGCGGTTGTCCTGGCCTTCTCTGTACCGGTGCTGTGGGTGTCCGGAGCTGAGCCTGCCGGCGGCTGGCCGGGAAACGGCGGCGGCGAAGGCCTGGTGGTCGTGGCTGCGGACCGGGAGAACGCAGCCCGGCTCACTGCCGCCTCCGGGACGGGCGGCATCCATCTGGTCCTGACGGGTTAGCTGTCCGGATCAGCCGGACTGCCGGAGTCCGGCCAGCAATCCGGGCCGCGCAGGCTCCCGGCAGGCTGCCGGCTACTCCCCGGACACACCGGCAGGCGCCCGGCTACTCCCAATGCGGGGGGCGCTGCTCACGCAGCCAAGACTCGGTATCCCCGGTATCCTCCGTATCCTCGGGCGGGGCGCCCCAGGCCCGGGGATTGTCTTCTTTGGCCGACACCGGCAGCACGCCGGCGGGACCCGCCGAAACCGCGCGCCGGTTCCCCCGCCTGCGGGGTGCGGCCGAGGGCCCCGGAGCCTGCGGCTGTGCCGCGGCTCCGGGCTCCCCCGCTTCTTCAGGCCGAACTGGATCGTCCGTCATAGCTCACTCTCCTGCGGCGGTGTCGGGGCCTGACCCCGCCCTCCGTTCGCGCATGCGGCTGCTTCCGTGCGGGGTGACCTTGACCTGCTTGCCTACCCGGGGATCTTCCGCGGGGCGGGTCCGGCCGGAACCCTCCCCGGCAGTGCGGGGTACGGGCTGCTGGCCCACGGGGATTTCCGGCAGCTCAAGGGAGCGGCTGACCAGATCGGCGCAGGCGGACGGGTCGCTGAAGACTTCAATAGTCCACAACGGCATGTACCTCCAGCCGCGGCGTTCCAGCAGCTGCGGCCGGAGCCGGCTGCGTTCGCGGACGGACATGGCCCGGTACCGTTCGGTGCCATCGGATTCAATGGCCAGCGGGGCGGGATTGCCCGTCGGGTCCGCCGAATGCGGAGCTGCCGCAACAATGTCGATGGCACCGCCGTCGTAGTGGTCCCACACCTTGGCGCCGCGCTCACGCAGGCGGCCCACCAGGTCCGCGACCAAGGGATCTTCTTCCAGGATCCCGCCGCCGGTTGGTGCTTCCCGGCTTCCGGTCTCCGGCTCGAGCTCACGCTTGATGAGTTCGTAGAAGTCCAGGGCACCGTAGCCCAGCCGGGTCCGGTCCAGGTCTGCGGGCTGGAAGCAGGTCAGCACATGCTGCTTGTAGCGTGCCCGCGTCATGGCCGTGACGAACTTCTTCCGTCCGTCCGGTGCCGAGAGCGGGCCGAAGTTATGCAGGGCACGGCCATGCGGAGTCCGGCCGAACCCGAGGGAGAAGATCACGCAGTCCCGGACCATGCCGACGGCACGGTCCACCGGAACAACCCGGAAGGACTCGGCTTTCGCCGTGAAGAAATCGGCCGCCCAGGGGAAGTTGGCCATCTGGACCCGGATCGCCTCTGCCACCCGCACCGCATGGCGCGGGCTGGCGGTGATGACACCCAGGGACTGGTGCGGGCGCCGCCGGATGTGTTCGAAGACCAGGTCAACCACCCGGTTGACCTCGGCTGCGACGCTTTCGACGCCTTCGTGGTCCGAGCTGGGCATGCCTGTGCCGTCGGGCAGGTATTCCACCGAGAGGGAACGGTGGCCGGTGGTGACCTCGTCCGCACTGGGAATCATGGAGAGCCGGCCGCCATAGAAGGAATCGCTGAGCTGGCGCAGCAGTGCCTTGTCGGTGCCCCGGTAGACGGTGGAGAGGCATCGGGTGGGCAGGACCCGTTCCAGCGCTTCGAAGGCGCTGACCAGGTCCACGTGCTGCGGCTGGGTCCCGGCGGGTTCCACGCCAATCGTGAACGGACGGGGACCACCGAGGCAGCTGTCGCCGAAGGCAATCACCTGTGAGGCGCGGGCCAGGGCCGGGATAGCGGACTGCAGGCTGGTGGACTCGGCGTCGAGCAGGACCACGGTGTCGAAGCGGCGGTGCTCGGGCAGCACCATCGGAAGCACCAGAGGGCTTGCCGCCCAGACCGGCAGGAGGGCCGAGACGAGTTCCTCGGACTCTTCGGACAGGCTTTCGAGGGAAAGCTCGCCGTCCTTGATGAGCTCACGCAGGTCCTCCGCCGCACCCCTTGATGCCGCGACGCCGGCGCGCCAGCGCGAGGCCAGGCTCCAGCGCAGGCGGGAGCCGCCGGAGGCGATATGGGCGTTGTCCGCCAGCCGGTATTCCGCTTCCAGGCGGCGCAGGCTGTTGCCGTCGGACATGGCCAGGTAGTCGTCTCCGCTGATCATGGCTTCAAGCGCGGACTGCCACCAGGCCAGTTCCAGTTCGTAGCCGACGTGGCGGGGCTGGACCTCGCGTTTGGCCAGATCGTCCAGCAGCTCCCCCAGGCCCTGTGCACGCATTTCGTCGAGCAGCAGGGTCCGTTCGGGCAGCGTCTCGAGGGTTTCGCGGTCCCCCGCCAGCTGGCTGAGCTGCTTCTCGAGTTCGTCCAGCTGCAGCGAGGCCAGGTCCGGATGCTGCGGCGTCTCCGCCAGGATGCCGGTGAGGGTATCCAGCTGGCGCTTCACCAGAAGGTAGGAGCGGTTGATTTCCGCCAGGCCCGTGGGCACCGACGGGTGGCGCTGGGTGGTCGCGTAACGGGTCCAGACGGCACGCTGCTGCTGGACCTCCGCCAGGGAGGCGTGCAGGTCCGAAATGTGCACGCCGGGACGGACATATTCCTTGGCCACGCGCCGCAGGCGGGAGCGGGTCATGGAGCTCATGTCGATGCCGCGCTCACGGCGCCAGGACGAGGATGCGGTGGCGGAAATCAGGTCGGTTACCGGCCGGTCGAAAATGTCCGGGGTGAACTTATCCAGGCTTTCGCGCACGGCCACCAGCAGTTCCAGCTGCTCGCCCCACTGGGCGAAGGTTTCACCGAGGCGGATTTCGGAGTGTTCGGCCACGTCCTGGACCTTGGCGCGCAGGGCGGGCAGGTCCGCGGCAAGGGTCTGGGTCAGCTCGTAGGCCTCTTCCGTTTCCTTGCGGTTGAGCAGCTTGGCGCCGTACCACGGGCTCGCCGTGGCAGCCCGGCTGAAGCTGCCGAGCTCAGCGGCGCGGCGCAGCCGGCCGCCAAGTTCGGTGCGGTCGGTGATGCTGTCCAGGACACTTCGCTTGAGCCGGACGGTGGTGGCCGGCGCCGGGTTCATGGAGGTCAGCTCGGCCAGGGACTGCATGGCCTGGTACGGGGAGCAGCCCCAGCGGCTGCGGACATTGTGCAGCGACTTTACGTGGTCGCGCAGCTGGTGGCGGTTCTCGAGCAGGACCTTGTGCAGGCTGTTCAGCTCCGGAGCCTGCGACTTTTCGTTGCGCACGATGGCCCGGACCAGCTGGTCCTTCAGCTGCTGCTGGGTGAGTCCGGCGTTGACCTGCAGGACAAGTGAGCCCAGCTGCAGCGCGTCCAGCTCGGAAACGAACTGGTTCAGGGTGCTGCGCCGTTCGGCTACAACCAGCACGGACTTGCCGGCGTTTGCCAGGGCCGCGACGGCGTTCAGTGCGGTCTGGGTCTGTCCCGTGCCTGCCGGGGCGGAGACCACCAGCGACTGGCCCGCATTGATGCGGTCCAGGACTTCCTGCTGCTGCCGGTCCGCGTCGAGGATAAGCAGCTCATCCGCGGGGTCGCGCTCATCCAGTGCCGGCAGGTCCAGCGGTGCGGCGGTGGCGGGGCCGGCGGAGCCGTCCCGGGCCGCGTTGATGAGTGCGCGGAGGATCGGATGCGCGGGGTCCAGTGCGGGGTCTTCGCTGGGGTCGGAGAGGTCGGCGAATGTC
This window of the Arthrobacter sp. zg-Y919 genome carries:
- a CDS encoding GNAT family protein, which gives rise to MQGSWPVTLESDDVILRPIRHRDRREWTEVRSRNARWVGPWEASNPVLGGEPPTYGDMVRSLNRQARQDSALPFVITERRDPYRPPAIVGQLTVSTIVWGSARMATLGYWVDQERAGRGIVPTAVALATDHCFQALALHRMEINIRPENAPSLRVVEKLGFRDEGLRERYLHIDGHWADHRSFALTAEEVPEGLLNRWKSRRAL
- a CDS encoding SAF domain-containing protein, which encodes MSLRRSPSRNTSGTAAFPRPSAGSVDRLSRFRRFLVRHRRLLAALACCAAAGSAVESLVPGTAARSVLVQAARDLPAGTLLDAGALETVRVPAEAVPPGARNHPDSLIGHRLATPLLRGSPVTQLSLAGPGLLTGAPAGSVAVPLRPADPSVLGLLRPGQLVNVVAGADTAWNTGITPGDGNGAVVLAFSVPVLWVSGAEPAGGWPGNGGGEGLVVVAADRENAARLTAASGTGGIHLVLTG
- a CDS encoding BadF/BadG/BcrA/BcrD ATPase family protein — protein: MHAFPPPAPNDAGPDTIGLDIGGTKTHGIRLHRGVGALEAIAGSANVQNVPVEAARASLAEVFGALGTDGVGRVIAGSGGVDTEQDAAALRALIAEHVPDAVVEVVHDTRLILAAGEAPSGIAVIAGTGSVAWGIDGSGREARSGGWGYLLGDEGSGYWVGREAVRHTLRRSNLELEPDPLSVALMRQCGAENPDALISLFHGATDRPYWAGKAGLVFDAAQEGNPAAVDIVGEAAEHLAGLILDVAGLLKIPGPVVIGGGLGMHQPLLQDLLRTRLNAAGLTDIRFLTTDPVFGVAYLLGAGNVR
- a CDS encoding NUDIX hydrolase produces the protein MSADFDVRVGAYAVIVRDGMLLLAHWNEHGNSHWTLPGGGLERGEDAPAAAVREVREETGYEARLESLLGVDSIFIPPEQRMHGEPRMLHGLRIIYRADVVDGALRDEENGSTDQAAWVPLDEVPALDRTGLVDVGLRLLAAGTDTSNGSAPPLDPARPIH
- a CDS encoding 5-formyltetrahydrofolate cyclo-ligase yields the protein MRSLNKEQARRDYLQSRRELTETERAEAAAGLARLGLRGVQEVVPAGGTVAGYLSTGTEPGTGALLQELFRSGYRVLVPVCEPGRRLSWCEWSPGIELAPGLHASLLEPVGPRHAVSDFPDLGLVFVPALAADSSGGRMGKGGGYYDRFLAGLRADGNPVPAVAVVFEHEYVPAGSFETTPLDAPVDAVLTPSSWRGVPAGHMYT
- a CDS encoding MFS transporter codes for the protein MTVLSELRMQPAARTRRKEWDAAIRPRLILTLAVMSTLLIGANLATPLYPLLGDSLGLSYFGVTLAFASYVLVLVAGLLLVGHWSDYIGRRAALVVAAVVSLAGGLIFGTATDVGALMLGRALQGASVALATGASSAALRELLPHKPEWATRFTLLVSAGGVAAGPVIGGLLSLLPAPTLTPFLIHSAVLAALLIPLCMLKARPAISLAEGPPLAMLRPRKPAVSHRARTQFWIASTTGFLSFAVFGFCLSLAPTYFSSIAGTTWRPAIGLLAALALGASAVSQLTGIRGRYTAPIGLAAMGTGTALIPVAGGTGSLILLTVACVLAGFGQGMAFRVVFNEVAAAVEAAEHARIISTVYVITYLGSAIPVLGLGAAGGIWGLDASVAGFSALITAACLVLAVLSLRRNRRRAAAS
- a CDS encoding Lrp/AsnC family transcriptional regulator; translation: MANLDPLDRRLLLELVRDPRAQISDLSERLGVARNTAQAHVRHLLRAGVIRRSGRDVDLSQLGYDVQAFITIEVNHRELDGVISGLRTLPQVLEVHEISGRGDVWCRMTATDTQQLQQALRSVLRIKGVIRTETVLALHEHIPYRTEPLLEKLVPPAE
- the galU gene encoding UTP--glucose-1-phosphate uridylyltransferase GalU, with protein sequence MTTSRRTVTKAVIPAAGLGTRFLPATKAMPKEMLPVVDKPAIQYVVEEAVNAGMPDILMITGRNKRSLEDHFDRVPFIEKTLEDKGDLEKLAMVRAASELGEIHYLRQGDPKGLGHAVLRAKLHIGDEPFAVLLGDDLIDARDDLLEKMVEVQAKTGGSVIALIEVDPEQISAYGCADISVVEGEDYVRVNKLVEKPDVEDAPSNLAVIGRYVLHPSVFGVLEETGPGRGGEIQLTDALQTLAAAEGEGAGVYGVVFRGRRYDTGDKLSYLKAVVSLASEREDLGPALRDWLKDFTGTLED
- a CDS encoding FmdB family zinc ribbon protein, whose amino-acid sequence is MPTYAYACKDCTHSFDIQQSFSEDSLTVCPECGGRLRKKFNSVGVVFKGSGFYRTDSREAASSVPATPSKTEGSTASAPASTSTSGSSTPAASPASSSTGSQA
- a CDS encoding aminoglycoside phosphotransferase family protein yields the protein MPDDPNRHPGRLSSRAAHAVAVLGSAAMRGPLQDLLRSRGLLLDHWEHLRSHHRPGGAVSALYRVRCRPAGKVPPAGAGSTADLTLYLGATTAGAAETGETPLNAAGPETAAARIAGLDLCLWFHPHDPVLRSLPWATDASAVARDVFASAEPGRLALAAYRPLRRAVLRAEHAHGTAYLKLLPPAQLPALRRRHRLLEASAVPAPLLLPADSAAARDAVVLSALPGTSLFRLLVDDGAAGVRPGVLLELLDTLPSGALDLPLRLSWADRVEEYAGTAAAAVPAETDSIWKLAGEIREVLESAPAGPLVPVHGDFHEGNLLLSDGTVTGLLDIDGLGPGHRVDDLACLLGHLAVLAAAHPDRPQLGQALADYRRVFEEAVDPAALHARAAGVVLTLVAGARARRGVSRGRNAVLRLDTARRLLREAQK